A window of the Chloroflexota bacterium genome harbors these coding sequences:
- a CDS encoding MBL fold metallo-hydrolase, with amino-acid sequence MKQISDNVFVDNERRGSNHGYVVTSDGVVLIDTPHKPTDALRLRAEIEAIGPVRYIINTEPHGDHWTGNAYFDAPAIAQAGVRQRILDTDMAEHVSRVSAMGPDEHLHLQGYAPNTPIITFDRAMTLHVGNHTFRMTHMPGHTKAQAAVSVVEEGVTFTSDNIFCKVHTWIQEADPNEWLGALESLRALPEDSFVPGHGPLCGKEYLDDQAAWIQEWVAYVRSGVERGMTKEEALEQLTDMTDRYPMDVEQDGMAPFVMRLNVANLYDYVTGQGAHGGG; translated from the coding sequence ATGAAGCAGATCAGCGACAACGTCTTCGTCGACAACGAGCGGCGGGGGTCCAACCACGGATACGTCGTGACGTCGGACGGCGTCGTGCTCATCGACACGCCGCACAAGCCGACGGATGCACTGCGGCTGCGGGCGGAGATCGAGGCGATCGGGCCCGTGCGGTACATCATCAACACGGAGCCGCACGGCGACCACTGGACGGGGAACGCCTACTTCGACGCGCCGGCCATCGCGCAGGCGGGGGTGCGGCAGCGCATCCTCGACACGGACATGGCAGAGCACGTTTCGAGGGTGTCGGCGATGGGCCCGGACGAGCACCTGCACCTGCAGGGGTACGCGCCGAACACGCCCATCATCACCTTCGACAGGGCGATGACGCTGCACGTGGGGAACCACACCTTCCGCATGACGCACATGCCCGGCCACACGAAGGCGCAGGCCGCGGTGAGCGTGGTTGAGGAGGGCGTGACGTTCACGAGCGACAACATCTTCTGCAAAGTACACACGTGGATCCAGGAGGCGGACCCGAATGAGTGGCTGGGCGCGCTGGAGAGCCTTCGCGCGCTGCCGGAGGACTCGTTCGTGCCGGGACACGGGCCGCTGTGCGGCAAGGAGTACCTGGACGACCAGGCGGCGTGGATCCAGGAGTGGGTGGCTTACGTGCGCAGCGGGGTGGAGCGGGGGATGACGAAGGAGGAGGCGCTCGAACAGCTGACGGACATGACGGACCGGTACCCGATGGACGTCGAGCAGGACGGGATGGCGCCGTTCGTGATGCGGCTGAACGTGGCGAATTTGTACGACTACGTGACGGGGCAGGGGGCGCATGGGGGCGGGTAG
- a CDS encoding 3-oxoacid CoA-transferase subunit B, giving the protein MTTTDKKRLDRQTMCNRLAMEFEDGWVANLGVGMPTLCSNYEYADKDIVFQSENGLIGYGPLAAEGEEHPNLVNAGVQYVTMKPGASILHHADSFTVIRGGYVDVTVLGAYEVAEHGDFANWKTLGRKGGGIGGAMDLAVGAKRVWLALEHTTRDGQPRLLNRCKLPVTAVNVVSRVVTDLGLFDITPEGFLLREIAPGFTPEEVQELTEAKLTISPDLKEFYGA; this is encoded by the coding sequence ATGACGACTACGGACAAGAAGCGGCTCGACCGCCAGACCATGTGCAACCGCCTGGCGATGGAGTTCGAGGACGGCTGGGTCGCCAACCTCGGCGTCGGCATGCCCACCCTCTGCTCCAACTACGAGTACGCGGACAAGGACATCGTCTTCCAGTCAGAGAACGGCCTCATCGGCTACGGCCCGCTAGCCGCCGAGGGCGAGGAGCATCCGAACCTGGTCAACGCCGGCGTCCAGTACGTGACCATGAAGCCCGGCGCGTCCATCCTGCACCACGCCGACTCCTTCACCGTCATCCGCGGCGGCTACGTCGACGTGACCGTCCTCGGCGCGTACGAGGTCGCCGAGCACGGCGATTTCGCAAACTGGAAGACCCTTGGCCGCAAGGGAGGCGGCATCGGCGGCGCCATGGACCTCGCCGTCGGCGCCAAGCGCGTCTGGCTCGCCCTCGAGCACACCACCCGCGACGGCCAGCCGCGCCTGCTGAATCGCTGCAAGCTGCCGGTCACCGCCGTCAACGTCGTCTCACGCGTCGTCACCGACCTCGGCCTCTTCGACATCACGCCCGAAGGCTTCCTGCTGCGAGAGATCGCCCCCGGCTTCACGCCGGAGGAAGTCCAGGAACTCACCGAGGCCAAGCTCACCATCTCGCCCGACCTCAAGGAGTTCTACGGGGCATAG
- a CDS encoding 3-oxoacid CoA-transferase subunit A — translation MKNKVLSTFDEAVADIPDGASIMVGGFGPPGLPQNLLAALIRQGAKDLTIITNRGDQTNAKANTGHLVELRRVKKVCCAFSASPHPSQRNLFEELNESGELEAELMPQGTLVERMRAAAAGIGAFYTRASVGTELAQDKETRVIDGKEYVLEYALPADYAFIRTHTSDTYGNLQYELTQRNFNPIMAMAAKCTLVEIEGDIVELGGMDPNQVHPPGIFVDRVVKIPPPPEGLWTLPSERRA, via the coding sequence ATGAAGAACAAAGTGCTCTCAACGTTTGACGAGGCCGTCGCGGACATCCCGGACGGCGCGAGCATCATGGTAGGCGGCTTCGGCCCGCCGGGACTGCCGCAGAACTTGCTCGCCGCCCTCATCCGGCAGGGTGCCAAAGACCTCACCATCATCACCAACCGCGGCGACCAGACCAACGCCAAGGCCAACACCGGCCACCTCGTCGAGCTGCGCCGCGTGAAGAAGGTCTGCTGTGCCTTCTCCGCCTCGCCGCATCCCTCGCAGCGCAACCTTTTCGAGGAGCTGAACGAGTCCGGCGAGCTCGAGGCCGAGCTCATGCCCCAGGGCACCCTCGTCGAGCGCATGCGCGCCGCCGCCGCAGGCATCGGCGCCTTCTACACCCGCGCCAGCGTCGGCACGGAGCTGGCTCAGGACAAGGAGACCCGCGTCATCGACGGTAAGGAGTACGTCCTCGAGTACGCCCTCCCCGCCGACTACGCCTTCATCCGCACCCACACGTCCGACACCTACGGCAACCTCCAGTACGAGCTCACCCAGCGCAACTTCAACCCCATCATGGCCATGGCCGCCAAGTGCACCCTCGTCGAGATCGAGGGCGACATCGTGGAGCTCGGCGGGATGGACCCCAATCAGGTGCACCCCCCCGGCATCTTCGTCGACCGGGTGGTCAAGATTCCGCCGCCGCCCGAGGGCCTCTGGACCCTGCCGTCGGAACGGCGAGCATAG
- a CDS encoding LysR family transcriptional regulator encodes MDLRELRSFCAVAQFGSITKAAEQLMLRQPAVTLHIQELERETGVTLLDRSKRPVQLTAAGGHLAELAKPLLRQIDSLPVETSSYASRGSLTVASTTEMMRNMLVDSIVAYRQTYPDTRLSVRSGRLPEVLRMVRDRDADLGFVPLTGRFSEFNVETLFTNERVLLAAKGHPVLDQPIESLHQIAQWPLIVNIGTRDNPTYIEGKLNEEGLDYNVVMRLDHFDAIKRYVSKGLGISVVPRIILEPDDEVTLGIVGLGHIVDIQSVGIVTVRDTPMSRSSEQFVEMLRETIPAHLAPQWP; translated from the coding sequence ATGGACTTGCGTGAGTTGCGCAGCTTCTGCGCGGTGGCCCAATTCGGCAGCATTACCAAGGCCGCGGAGCAACTCATGTTGCGCCAACCTGCGGTGACCCTGCACATACAGGAGCTCGAGCGGGAGACGGGGGTCACGCTGCTGGACCGGAGCAAGCGGCCGGTGCAGCTCACGGCGGCGGGGGGGCATCTCGCCGAATTGGCGAAGCCGCTGCTGCGGCAGATTGATTCGCTTCCGGTGGAGACATCTTCATACGCGAGCCGGGGCAGCCTGACCGTGGCGTCCACCACGGAAATGATGCGCAACATGCTTGTAGACTCCATCGTGGCTTACCGGCAGACCTACCCGGACACTCGCCTCTCCGTGCGCAGCGGCCGCCTGCCGGAGGTGCTCCGCATGGTGCGGGACCGCGACGCGGACCTGGGATTCGTGCCCCTGACAGGGAGATTCAGCGAGTTCAACGTTGAGACACTGTTCACCAACGAGCGTGTGCTGCTGGCCGCCAAGGGGCACCCGGTGCTGGACCAGCCCATCGAGAGCCTTCATCAGATCGCCCAGTGGCCCCTCATCGTCAACATTGGCACACGGGACAACCCGACCTACATCGAGGGCAAGCTCAACGAGGAGGGGTTGGACTACAACGTCGTCATGCGGCTGGACCATTTCGACGCAATCAAGCGGTACGTGAGCAAGGGACTGGGCATAAGCGTGGTCCCACGCATCATCCTGGAGCCGGACGACGAAGTCACGCTGGGCATCGTCGGGCTGGGGCACATCGTGGATATCCAGAGCGTGGGCATCGTCACCGTGCGGGATACGCCAATGTCCCGGTCGTCGGAACAGTTCGTCGAAATGCTGCGGGAGACGATACCTGCGCACCTCGCGCCACAGTGGCCGTAG